The following are encoded in a window of Deinococcus budaensis genomic DNA:
- a CDS encoding ABC transporter substrate-binding protein: MHKKTLTALVSTAFCAAVTVALAQSARLSDNTVRVGVLTDLSGVYSELSGQGSVRAAQLAAQDFMAANPSYRGKVQVVGVDHQNKADVASNKAAEMIDRQNVDMLVDLPTSSAALAASEVAKSKKIPVMVVTGGTTALTNEKCNKYTFHYAYDNYMLANGTGTAVTKRGGNSWYIIYPNYAFGQDLNRQMMAAVTENKGRMVTQSDATPFPNTDFSSYLLKAQGLRPKVFGTMQAGADLVNVVKQYNEFGLRQQGIGLGIGLLFETDVAALGQDAFAGALATVPWYWNLDQRSRTWAAKFEKSFGKKPTWAQAGVYSATMTYLNAVARAKSDGGDAVVKALEGHRFSDFYARSAYIRPQDHRVILDVYTVQVKPRSQAKEAGDIFTKVSTIPAARAFQPLSESKCKF, translated from the coding sequence ATGCACAAGAAGACCCTGACCGCCCTCGTCTCCACCGCCTTCTGCGCCGCCGTCACGGTGGCCCTCGCGCAAAGCGCCCGGCTCAGCGACAACACGGTGCGCGTGGGCGTCCTGACCGACCTCTCGGGCGTGTATTCCGAGCTGTCGGGGCAGGGCAGCGTGCGGGCCGCGCAGCTCGCCGCCCAGGACTTCATGGCCGCCAATCCCAGCTACCGGGGCAAGGTGCAGGTCGTGGGCGTGGACCACCAGAACAAGGCCGACGTGGCCAGCAACAAGGCCGCCGAGATGATCGACCGCCAGAACGTGGACATGCTCGTCGATCTGCCGACCAGCAGCGCGGCGCTCGCCGCTTCCGAGGTCGCCAAAAGCAAGAAGATTCCCGTGATGGTCGTGACGGGCGGCACCACCGCGCTCACCAACGAGAAGTGCAACAAGTACACCTTCCACTACGCCTACGACAACTACATGCTCGCCAACGGCACGGGCACGGCCGTGACCAAACGCGGCGGCAACTCCTGGTACATCATCTACCCCAACTACGCGTTCGGGCAGGACCTCAACCGGCAGATGATGGCCGCCGTCACCGAGAACAAGGGCCGGATGGTGACCCAGAGCGACGCCACACCCTTTCCCAACACCGACTTTTCGAGCTACCTGCTCAAGGCCCAGGGCCTGAGGCCCAAGGTGTTCGGCACCATGCAGGCGGGCGCCGATCTGGTGAACGTGGTCAAGCAGTACAACGAGTTCGGGCTGCGCCAGCAGGGCATCGGCCTGGGGATCGGCCTGCTGTTCGAGACCGACGTGGCCGCGCTGGGCCAGGACGCCTTCGCGGGCGCGCTCGCCACCGTGCCGTGGTACTGGAACCTCGACCAGCGCAGCCGCACCTGGGCCGCCAAGTTCGAGAAATCCTTCGGCAAGAAGCCCACCTGGGCGCAGGCGGGCGTGTACTCGGCCACCATGACCTACCTCAACGCGGTCGCCCGCGCCAAGTCCGACGGCGGCGACGCGGTCGTGAAGGCGCTCGAAGGCCACCGCTTCAGCGACTTCTACGCCCGCAGCGCCTACATCCGCCCGCAGGACCACCGGGTGATCCTCGACGTGTACACCGTGCAGGTCAAGCCGAGGTCGCAGGCCAAGGAGGCTGGCGACATCTTCACCAAGGTCTCGACCATCCCCGCCGCGCGGGCCTTTCAGCCGCTGTCGGAAAGCAAGTGCAAGTTTTGA
- a CDS encoding ABC transporter ATP-binding protein — MTLSAPLPSSALSGTAPLLEVRDLHAYYGQSHVLHGVNLHVNPGEVVSLIGRNGAGKTTTLKSIMGVLRSRSGQIRFDGHDLTRLPSHRVAARGVAWVPEERAILGSLSVHENLELPPARPGGWSTERAFEAFPVLRERGHHPGSKLSGGEQQMLAIVRVLRSGPRLLLLDEPSEGLAPVIVQRIGAMLQELRQEGLSVLLVEQNLKFATRLADRHYVFVDGQVVDEVLAHEVESRRADLLRYLSV; from the coding sequence ATGACGCTCAGCGCTCCCCTCCCCTCCTCCGCCCTGTCAGGCACGGCGCCGCTGCTGGAGGTGCGGGACCTGCACGCCTACTACGGCCAGAGCCACGTCCTGCACGGGGTCAACCTGCACGTGAACCCCGGCGAGGTCGTCAGCCTGATTGGCCGCAACGGGGCGGGCAAGACGACCACCCTCAAGTCGATCATGGGCGTGCTCAGAAGCCGCAGCGGACAGATCCGCTTCGATGGCCACGACCTCACCCGGCTGCCCAGCCACCGGGTCGCGGCGCGCGGCGTGGCCTGGGTGCCCGAGGAACGCGCGATCCTGGGCAGCCTCAGCGTGCACGAGAACCTGGAGTTGCCCCCCGCGCGGCCCGGTGGCTGGAGCACCGAGCGCGCCTTCGAGGCCTTTCCGGTGCTGCGCGAGCGCGGCCACCACCCCGGCTCCAAGCTCTCGGGCGGCGAACAGCAGATGCTCGCCATCGTGCGGGTGCTGCGCAGCGGCCCCCGCCTGCTGCTGCTCGACGAACCCAGCGAGGGCCTCGCGCCCGTGATCGTGCAGCGCATCGGCGCCATGCTGCAAGAGCTGCGCCAGGAGGGCCTCAGCGTGCTGCTGGTCGAGCAGAACCTCAAGTTCGCCACGCGCCTGGCCGACCGCCACTACGTCTTCGTGGACGGTCAGGTCGTGGACGAGGTCCTTGCCCACGAGGTCGAGTCCCGCCGCGCGGACCTGCTGCGGTACCTCAGCGTCTGA
- a CDS encoding ABC transporter ATP-binding protein produces the protein MTAASAAAQVPGNLPDPSPGVALEARHLVKEFRGFRATNDVTLQIHGGEIHAIIGPNGAGKTTLFNLLSGFLRPTSGEVRLFGERIDTLPPHQIVRRGLSRSFQISSVFPTMTVRENVLVALQSPTPLPGQFWTPLSRLEALGPRADAILASVGLGDAPNRPAADLSHGEKRQLEIGISLTQDPRVLLLDEPTSGMGSEGIARVIALVRQVARGRTVVLVEHNMSVVAQLADRITVLQYGGVIASGRYDDVRRDPRVIEAYLGEEAHG, from the coding sequence ATGACGGCGGCGTCCGCCGCGGCCCAGGTGCCCGGCAACCTGCCCGACCCGAGTCCGGGCGTCGCCCTGGAAGCCCGGCACCTCGTCAAGGAGTTCCGGGGCTTCCGGGCCACCAACGACGTGACGCTCCAGATTCACGGGGGCGAGATTCACGCGATCATCGGGCCGAACGGGGCGGGCAAGACCACGCTCTTTAACCTGCTCTCGGGGTTCCTGCGCCCCACGAGCGGCGAGGTCCGCCTCTTCGGGGAACGCATCGACACCCTGCCGCCGCATCAAATCGTGCGGCGGGGCCTCAGCCGTTCCTTTCAGATCAGCTCGGTCTTTCCCACGATGACCGTGCGCGAGAACGTGCTGGTCGCGCTGCAATCCCCGACGCCGCTGCCGGGGCAATTCTGGACGCCGCTCTCGCGGCTGGAGGCCCTGGGGCCGCGTGCCGACGCGATTCTGGCGAGCGTGGGCCTGGGGGACGCCCCCAATCGGCCCGCCGCCGACCTCAGCCACGGCGAGAAGCGGCAGCTGGAAATCGGCATCTCGCTGACCCAGGACCCCCGGGTGCTGCTGCTGGACGAGCCGACTTCCGGCATGGGGTCCGAGGGCATCGCCCGGGTGATCGCGCTGGTGCGGCAGGTGGCGCGCGGGCGCACGGTCGTGCTGGTCGAGCACAACATGAGCGTGGTGGCGCAGCTCGCCGACCGCATCACGGTGCTGCAATACGGCGGCGTGATCGCCAGCGGGCGCTACGACGACGTGCGGCGCGATCCGCGCGTGATCGAGGCCTACCTGGGCGAGGAGGCGCACGGATGA
- a CDS encoding 1-acyl-sn-glycerol-3-phosphate acyltransferase, producing MPVTWMNRPPTPGSRLATFFLRLFGWEAVLAPPPGPKFVAAVAPHTSNADFWVGIGWRWATGAPAHWVAKRELFAFPVGVVLRAWGGLPVDRRRAGGNFVGGVVEIIRREPEIVLAVAPEGTRRRAEGWKTGFYYMALEAGVPIGVTVFDWGRKRVGVIGYLTPTGDIEADFARMRALLGGVRGHTPAHETPVIPRPRAGAGAGQG from the coding sequence GTGCCTGTCACCTGGATGAACCGCCCGCCCACCCCGGGGTCGCGCCTCGCCACCTTTTTCCTGCGCCTCTTCGGCTGGGAGGCGGTGCTGGCGCCCCCACCGGGTCCGAAGTTCGTGGCGGCGGTCGCGCCGCATACCTCCAACGCGGACTTCTGGGTCGGCATCGGCTGGCGCTGGGCCACGGGCGCCCCGGCACACTGGGTCGCCAAGCGCGAACTCTTCGCCTTTCCAGTCGGGGTGGTCCTGCGCGCCTGGGGGGGCCTGCCGGTCGACCGCCGCCGCGCTGGAGGCAACTTCGTGGGCGGGGTCGTGGAGATCATCCGCCGCGAACCGGAAATCGTGCTCGCCGTCGCGCCCGAGGGCACCCGCCGCCGCGCCGAGGGCTGGAAGACCGGCTTTTACTACATGGCGCTGGAAGCCGGGGTGCCCATCGGCGTCACGGTGTTCGACTGGGGCCGCAAAAGGGTCGGCGTGATCGGCTACCTGACCCCCACCGGGGACATTGAGGCCGACTTCGCCCGGATGCGCGCCCTGCTGGGAGGCGTGCGCGGCCACACCCCCGCCCACGAGACGCCCGTGATCCCGCGCCCGCGTGCCGGGGCCGGGGCGGGCCAGGGCTGA
- the thyX gene encoding FAD-dependent thymidylate synthase, translating into MTATPAPSPTLFPLGDGTGSVSLVQHVGDDKSVVNAARISFGGDSDAPLNDRDEKLIRYLLRHQHGSPFEHNLITFKIVCPIFVDRQLVRHRVGVSKNEVSARYVEVQERNFTPPRFRKQAPSNRQASVEDDGTLDQARAAQVWQEAWRGAFGAYQDLLGLGVTREQARGVLPLSLYTESYYTFNVRSLLHFLGLRDHEGAQYETRLFARAMAELAEPLFPVTFREWRLLHAAH; encoded by the coding sequence ATGACTGCCACCCCTGCCCCCTCCCCCACCCTCTTCCCGCTGGGCGACGGCACCGGCTCGGTGTCGCTCGTGCAGCACGTCGGGGACGACAAAAGCGTGGTGAACGCCGCCCGAATCAGCTTCGGCGGCGACTCGGACGCGCCCCTCAACGACCGCGACGAGAAGCTGATTCGCTACCTGCTGCGGCACCAGCACGGCAGCCCGTTTGAACACAATCTGATCACTTTCAAGATTGTCTGCCCGATCTTCGTGGACCGCCAGCTGGTGCGGCACCGTGTCGGGGTCTCAAAAAATGAAGTGTCGGCCCGATACGTGGAAGTGCAGGAGCGCAACTTCACGCCCCCCCGGTTTCGCAAGCAGGCGCCCAGCAACCGGCAGGCCAGTGTGGAGGACGACGGCACGCTCGATCAGGCGCGGGCCGCACAGGTGTGGCAGGAGGCGTGGCGGGGGGCCTTCGGCGCCTATCAGGACCTGCTGGGCCTGGGCGTGACGCGCGAGCAGGCGCGCGGCGTGCTGCCGCTCTCGCTGTATACCGAGTCGTATTACACCTTCAATGTCCGGTCGCTGCTGCATTTTCTGGGCCTGCGCGACCACGAGGGAGCGCAGTACGAGACGCGCCTCTTCGCGCGGGCGATGGCCGAGCTGGCCGAGCCGCTCTTTCCGGTCACCTTCCGGGAATGGCGCCTGCTGCACGCGGCCCACTGA
- a CDS encoding GNAT family N-acetyltransferase translates to MTISFERLQEEHLPLLTRWLQAPHVRAFWDDGERDEAAVRASYLEDGEEEPGFVFRVEERAAGFIQRERITEENEFWPWAAPEGETWGVDLLIGEPDLTGQGLGPAVIRAFLEALRAERPRLRRVLIDPSPANVRAVRAYARVGFVPLTALETPWGEVLLMGLDVP, encoded by the coding sequence ATGACGATCTCCTTTGAGCGGCTCCAGGAGGAGCACCTGCCGCTGCTGACGCGCTGGCTGCAAGCGCCCCACGTCCGGGCCTTCTGGGACGACGGCGAGCGCGACGAGGCGGCGGTGCGGGCCAGCTACCTCGAAGACGGGGAGGAAGAACCCGGCTTCGTCTTCCGGGTGGAGGAGCGGGCGGCGGGCTTCATCCAGCGCGAGCGGATCACTGAGGAGAACGAGTTCTGGCCCTGGGCTGCGCCGGAGGGCGAGACGTGGGGGGTGGACCTCCTGATCGGAGAGCCGGACTTGACGGGGCAGGGGCTGGGGCCAGCGGTGATCCGCGCCTTTCTGGAGGCGCTGCGGGCCGAGCGGCCCCGGCTGCGGCGCGTGTTGATCGACCCCAGCCCCGCCAATGTCCGGGCGGTGCGGGCCTATGCTCGGGTGGGCTTCGTGCCGCTGACGGCGCTGGAGACCCCCTGGGGCGAGGTGCTGCTGATGGGGCTGGACGTACCGTGA
- a CDS encoding EVE domain-containing protein yields MPTARPQCWLLKSEPDVFSYADLVRVGREPWNGVRNYQARNFLREMRAGDPCLFYHSNAKPAGVAGVARVCGEARPDDLQFDPASDFHDPRSTPDQPRWSMVEVEPVLAFAALVPLDTLRALPEWQDSPLTRRGSRLSVLPVTKEQFRAALRAAGVEGHDDLL; encoded by the coding sequence ATGCCCACCGCCCGCCCACAGTGCTGGCTGCTCAAGTCCGAACCCGACGTGTTCAGTTACGCGGACCTGGTACGGGTGGGACGCGAACCCTGGAACGGCGTGCGCAACTACCAGGCCCGCAACTTCCTGCGCGAGATGCGGGCGGGCGACCCCTGCCTCTTCTACCACTCGAACGCGAAACCGGCGGGCGTGGCGGGCGTGGCGCGGGTCTGCGGCGAGGCGAGGCCTGACGACCTGCAATTCGACCCGGCGAGCGACTTCCACGACCCCCGCTCCACCCCGGACCAGCCGCGCTGGAGCATGGTGGAGGTCGAACCCGTGCTGGCTTTTGCGGCGCTCGTGCCGCTGGACACCCTGCGCGCCCTGCCCGAGTGGCAGGATTCGCCGCTGACCCGCCGGGGCAGCCGCCTGAGCGTGCTGCCGGTCACAAAGGAGCAGTTCCGCGCGGCGCTGCGGGCGGCGGGAGTGGAGGGCCATGACGATCTCCTTTGA
- a CDS encoding trypsin-like peptidase domain-containing protein yields the protein MRPLPWLPVLLLLALAAYLLPERLSVPGGVPAEVTAPPAVTRTLPGELPQDTRELFEQSRPAVVRVESLNPATREAGIGTGFFISEDGQVLTAYHVVASGQLFQIRTLSGRTLRARVTAYDAGADVALLQVQGRGPFPVLNLAARPPRVGETVLAIGNSGGDFLQPRRGQLLRLGAEAGDPTFPQGTLEMTAPLAPGDSGGPIIGGNGEVIGVVSFIRVDTSNQTRASYAVPVTEGSDLVAALRRGEQRDVPVVGLVLDVIHSGAQGLPGAVIRRVAEDSPAERAGLRGATFDQDGNLTAIGDVVVSVNGQPTRDAAAFITEVRRAQVGDTVTVGYLRGGEGQPLEARIELVGKRSVTDLNE from the coding sequence GTGCGTCCCCTGCCCTGGCTTCCCGTGCTGCTGCTGCTCGCGCTGGCGGCCTACCTGCTGCCGGAACGGCTGAGTGTGCCGGGGGGCGTCCCGGCCGAGGTGACGGCGCCGCCCGCCGTGACCCGGACGCTGCCGGGCGAGCTGCCGCAGGACACCCGCGAGCTGTTCGAGCAGTCGCGTCCGGCGGTCGTGCGGGTGGAGAGCCTCAACCCGGCCACCCGCGAGGCGGGGATCGGCACCGGGTTTTTCATCTCGGAAGACGGGCAGGTGCTCACCGCCTACCACGTGGTCGCCAGCGGGCAGCTGTTTCAGATTCGCACCCTGTCGGGCCGCACCCTGCGCGCCCGGGTGACCGCCTACGATGCGGGCGCGGACGTGGCGCTTCTCCAGGTGCAGGGGCGGGGACCTTTTCCGGTGCTGAACCTTGCCGCCCGGCCGCCGCGCGTGGGCGAGACGGTGCTCGCCATCGGCAACAGCGGGGGCGACTTCCTGCAACCGCGCCGCGGGCAGCTGCTGCGGCTGGGCGCCGAGGCGGGCGACCCCACCTTCCCCCAGGGCACCCTGGAGATGACGGCGCCGCTCGCGCCCGGCGACAGCGGCGGCCCGATTATCGGCGGCAACGGGGAGGTCATCGGGGTGGTCAGTTTTATCCGGGTGGACACCAGCAACCAGACCCGCGCCTCCTACGCGGTGCCCGTCACCGAGGGAAGCGACCTGGTCGCGGCCCTGCGGCGCGGGGAGCAGCGCGACGTGCCGGTGGTCGGGCTGGTGCTCGACGTGATTCACAGCGGCGCCCAGGGGCTGCCCGGGGCCGTGATCCGGCGGGTGGCCGAGGACAGCCCCGCCGAGCGTGCCGGGCTGCGCGGCGCGACCTTCGACCAAGACGGCAACCTCACGGCCATCGGGGACGTGGTGGTCAGCGTCAACGGCCAGCCCACCCGCGACGCCGCTGCGTTCATCACCGAAGTCCGCCGCGCGCAGGTGGGCGACACCGTCACGGTGGGCTACCTGCGCGGCGGCGAGGGCCAGCCGCTCGAAGCCCGCATCGAGCTGGTGGGCAAGCGCAGCGTGACGGACCTGAACGAATAA
- a CDS encoding aldose 1-epimerase, with translation MTRRVEAIVSERLTLEVLPALGASVLNLRAASGRPVLRAVDPAAVETSSQCASFTLLPYSNRIAGARFPFGGREVQLRPTTGGGLAQHGDVRNRPWRVTRVSDTHLAGDFDSREFGDMNWPWAFTARVEYRLHGPHLDTTVSLTNADASTMPAGLGLHPYFARLHGGVDPALSFGAALTYDTDERSLPTGGARPVHPEEDHRTPQPVGARPVDRVYTAWDGLARLDWGGRSLVLTADNVYSHLVVFAAPDGSLALEPVSHATDAFNLAARGVGGVDLRTLEPGQTLAGTVRLTLEGDWESGL, from the coding sequence GTGACCCGCCGGGTGGAGGCCATCGTCAGCGAGCGCCTGACGCTGGAGGTGCTGCCCGCCCTCGGGGCCAGCGTGCTGAACCTGCGCGCGGCGTCGGGGCGTCCGGTGCTGCGGGCGGTGGACCCGGCGGCGGTGGAGACCAGCAGCCAGTGCGCGAGCTTCACGCTGCTGCCGTATTCCAACCGCATCGCCGGTGCCCGCTTCCCGTTCGGCGGGCGAGAGGTGCAGCTTCGGCCCACCACCGGGGGCGGCCTCGCCCAGCACGGCGACGTGAGAAACCGGCCCTGGCGGGTGACGCGCGTCTCGGACACCCACCTCGCCGGCGACTTCGACAGCCGGGAGTTCGGGGACATGAACTGGCCCTGGGCCTTCACCGCGCGGGTGGAGTACCGCCTGCACGGCCCGCACCTCGACACCACCGTCAGCCTGACGAACGCGGACGCCTCCACCATGCCCGCCGGTCTGGGCCTGCACCCCTACTTCGCCCGCCTGCACGGTGGCGTGGACCCTGCCCTGAGCTTCGGCGCCGCCCTGACCTACGACACCGACGAACGCAGCCTGCCCACCGGGGGCGCGCGGCCGGTGCATCCCGAAGAGGACCACCGCACCCCGCAGCCGGTCGGAGCAAGGCCGGTGGACCGGGTCTACACCGCCTGGGACGGCCTCGCCCGGCTGGACTGGGGGGGGCGCTCGCTGGTGCTGACCGCCGACAACGTGTATTCGCATCTGGTCGTGTTTGCGGCGCCGGACGGCAGCCTGGCCCTTGAACCCGTCTCGCACGCCACCGACGCCTTTAACCTCGCCGCGCGCGGGGTGGGCGGCGTGGACCTGCGGACGCTGGAGCCGGGCCAGACCCTGGCGGGCACGGTGCGGCTGACGCTGGAGGGGGACTGGGAAAGCGGCCTGTAG
- the rlmB gene encoding 23S rRNA (guanosine(2251)-2'-O)-methyltransferase RlmB, translating into MLLYGRNPVLEALKDGRVTELLVARGVEEAFVQELKTFDVRLKFSPRIELDQIAGTTGHQGVIAEVEDLAWASVDDILDRAEARGEDLLVVLLDGVTDPRNFGAIIRSAEVLGAHGVVVEERRSAPLSPVVAKTAAGATSYLPVAQTKNLPRLIDQLKEAGVWVYGAAGEAAQDVGRTDLSGKVALVIGAEGEGLRRLVREKCDGLVRIPTRGQVQSLNASVAAGILLYEAARARGPR; encoded by the coding sequence ATGTTGCTGTACGGACGGAACCCGGTGCTCGAAGCCCTCAAGGACGGGCGCGTGACGGAACTGCTGGTCGCGCGCGGGGTCGAGGAGGCGTTCGTGCAGGAGCTGAAAACGTTTGACGTGCGCCTGAAGTTCTCGCCCCGCATCGAACTCGACCAGATCGCGGGCACCACCGGGCACCAGGGCGTGATCGCGGAGGTCGAGGACCTCGCCTGGGCCAGCGTGGACGACATCCTCGACCGGGCGGAGGCGCGGGGCGAGGACCTGCTGGTCGTGCTGCTCGACGGCGTCACCGATCCGCGCAACTTCGGGGCGATCATCCGCTCGGCGGAGGTGCTGGGCGCGCACGGGGTGGTCGTGGAGGAACGCCGCAGCGCGCCGCTCTCGCCAGTCGTCGCCAAGACGGCGGCGGGCGCGACGAGTTACCTGCCGGTCGCCCAGACCAAGAACCTGCCGCGCCTCATCGACCAGCTCAAGGAGGCGGGCGTGTGGGTTTACGGGGCGGCGGGCGAGGCCGCGCAGGACGTGGGCCGCACCGACCTGAGCGGCAAGGTCGCGCTGGTGATCGGGGCCGAGGGCGAGGGCCTGCGGCGCCTGGTGCGCGAGAAGTGTGACGGCTTGGTCCGCATTCCCACCCGCGGCCAGGTCCAGAGCCTCAACGCCTCGGTCGCGGCGGGCATCCTGCTGTACGAGGCGGCGCGGGCGCGGGGACCCAGGTGA
- a CDS encoding DUF3197 domain-containing protein, whose protein sequence is MHILDPLGLPGAPLETQRDLLAHLGAEARAGGGTLTLITDGQGVRTAARYAALVTRGDEALLTAAAFGPAYGEAGRQALADLARLAQARGWPLRETVLNPSDFVRVLAEPDAAEIARLIAASNPSDPAIYTAQPKVKPREDAWED, encoded by the coding sequence ATGCACATCCTGGACCCGCTCGGGCTGCCCGGCGCCCCGCTGGAAACGCAGCGCGACCTGCTCGCCCACCTCGGCGCCGAGGCCCGCGCCGGGGGCGGCACCCTGACCCTGATCACCGACGGCCAGGGGGTCCGCACGGCGGCCCGCTACGCGGCGCTGGTCACGCGCGGCGACGAGGCGCTGCTCACGGCGGCGGCCTTCGGTCCGGCCTACGGCGAGGCGGGCCGTCAGGCGCTGGCCGACCTCGCCCGGCTGGCGCAGGCGCGCGGCTGGCCGCTGCGCGAGACGGTCCTCAACCCGTCGGACTTCGTGCGGGTGCTGGCCGAACCGGACGCCGCCGAGATCGCCCGATTGATCGCCGCGAGCAACCCCAGCGACCCCGCCATCTACACCGCGCAGCCGAAGGTCAAGCCCCGCGAGGACGCCTGGGAGGACTAG
- a CDS encoding S4 domain-containing protein, with protein MKQKLSALVAQARGGRVVRTPFVEGDDIDRRVLQDDEVRFVIAGGFPDARRVILTLHPAHIPEVDSGVTVLRVTPEPGGPGWDVQDFAVQLRRLELSEDQLGDLREDRGGAFLVAATGKAAQTLETLTELGGRPVAVEEVGETAGRGSKTREVVVPSMRVDVVGAKGFGVSRAYFQQGIDGGKVRLNGAPARASSEIREGDSLSAEGLGRIDFKRVVNETRRGNFKVELEVHR; from the coding sequence ATGAAGCAAAAGCTCAGTGCCCTGGTGGCGCAGGCGCGCGGCGGGCGCGTGGTGCGCACCCCCTTCGTGGAGGGCGACGACATCGACCGCCGGGTGCTGCAAGACGACGAGGTGCGCTTCGTGATCGCGGGCGGGTTTCCCGACGCCCGCCGGGTGATCCTGACCCTGCACCCCGCCCATATCCCCGAGGTGGACAGCGGCGTGACCGTGCTGCGCGTGACCCCCGAACCCGGCGGCCCCGGCTGGGACGTGCAGGATTTCGCGGTGCAGCTGCGCCGTCTGGAGCTGTCCGAAGACCAGCTCGGGGACCTGCGCGAAGACCGGGGCGGGGCCTTTCTGGTCGCCGCGACGGGCAAGGCCGCGCAGACGCTGGAGACCCTGACCGAGCTGGGAGGCCGCCCGGTGGCGGTCGAGGAGGTCGGGGAGACGGCGGGCCGGGGCAGCAAGACCCGTGAGGTCGTGGTGCCCTCCATGCGGGTGGACGTGGTGGGCGCCAAGGGCTTCGGCGTGAGCCGCGCCTACTTCCAGCAGGGCATCGACGGCGGCAAGGTGCGGCTCAACGGCGCGCCTGCCCGCGCCAGCAGCGAGATCCGCGAGGGCGACAGCCTCAGCGCCGAGGGCCTGGGGCGCATCGACTTCAAGCGGGTCGTGAACGAGACGCGGCGCGGGAACTTCAAGGTGGAGCTGGAGGTGCATCGCTAG
- the pip gene encoding prolyl aminopeptidase translates to MYPPAEPSASGLLPVGEGQHIYWETSGNPRGKPAVFLHGGPGGGMGAGYRRRFDPERYWTVGFEQRGCGRSVPLATDPAHRLDLNTTGTLIADMEALREHLGIGRWLLQGVSWGTALALAYAQAHPGRVSELVLMAVAPTDARYVTWITETVGLLFPREWEAFVQAGGVRAGQRVVDAYRARLASPDPAVREAAALAWCRWEDTHISLDPGFEPGHTLAAASLEARQVFATLVTHYWAHAGFWSEGAPLSAMSRLAHIPGVLIQGRYDVSGPVGFAWALHRAWPGSDLILIDDEGHGGPRMVAAIREATDRFAAQVSPAGPPASPAARETPP, encoded by the coding sequence GTGTACCCGCCCGCCGAGCCGTCCGCCTCCGGCCTCCTGCCTGTGGGCGAGGGGCAGCACATCTACTGGGAAACGTCGGGCAACCCGCGCGGCAAGCCCGCCGTCTTCCTGCACGGCGGTCCCGGGGGCGGCATGGGCGCGGGCTACCGCCGCCGCTTCGACCCCGAGCGGTACTGGACCGTGGGCTTCGAGCAGCGCGGCTGCGGCCGCAGCGTTCCGCTGGCGACGGACCCGGCGCACCGGCTCGACCTCAACACCACCGGAACGCTGATCGCGGACATGGAGGCGCTGCGCGAGCACCTGGGCATCGGGCGCTGGCTGCTTCAGGGCGTCTCCTGGGGCACCGCGCTGGCGCTGGCCTACGCGCAGGCGCACCCCGGGCGCGTGAGCGAACTCGTGTTGATGGCGGTCGCGCCCACCGACGCCCGCTACGTCACCTGGATCACCGAGACCGTCGGCCTGCTGTTTCCGCGCGAGTGGGAAGCCTTCGTGCAGGCCGGGGGGGTCAGGGCGGGCCAGCGGGTGGTGGACGCTTACCGCGCGCGGCTGGCCTCGCCGGACCCTGCGGTGCGGGAGGCGGCGGCGCTGGCCTGGTGCCGCTGGGAGGACACGCACATCTCGCTCGATCCGGGGTTCGAACCCGGCCACACGCTGGCCGCCGCGTCTCTCGAAGCCCGGCAGGTGTTCGCCACCCTGGTCACCCATTACTGGGCGCACGCGGGGTTCTGGTCAGAGGGCGCGCCCCTGAGCGCCATGTCCAGACTCGCGCACATCCCCGGCGTGCTGATTCAGGGCCGCTACGACGTGAGCGGCCCGGTGGGCTTCGCCTGGGCGCTGCACCGCGCCTGGCCGGGCAGCGACCTGATCCTGATTGACGATGAGGGCCACGGCGGGCCGCGCATGGTGGCCGCCATCCGGGAGGCGACGGACCGCTTTGCCGCCCAGGTGTCCCCGGCCGGGCCGCCCGCTTCCCCCGCCGCCCGCGAGACCCCGCCGTGA